A part of Desulfobacter sp. genomic DNA contains:
- a CDS encoding ABC transporter ATP-binding protein has translation MLKVKNIETFYGESQALFGVSLDIGESEVVTLLGRNGMGKSTTIKSVMGLTPVKTGDITFRGRPIHAAPPYAIARLGIGLVPEGRQIFPNLTVKENIMATAANPTNAPSPYTLGEVLSLFPRLKERLTHYGNQLSGGEQQMLAIARALMINPRLLILDEATEGLAPLVRKEIWDSLAALKDKGMSILIVDKNIKALMALARRHYIMERGEIVWSGTTADLQADPACLSRYLGV, from the coding sequence ATGCTGAAGGTGAAAAACATTGAAACCTTTTACGGGGAGAGCCAGGCCCTGTTCGGGGTCTCCCTTGACATCGGGGAATCCGAGGTGGTCACCCTCCTGGGCCGCAACGGCATGGGAAAAAGCACCACCATTAAATCCGTCATGGGCCTCACCCCGGTGAAAACCGGAGACATCACCTTCAGGGGCCGTCCCATCCACGCCGCCCCGCCCTATGCCATTGCCCGGCTGGGCATCGGACTGGTCCCGGAAGGCCGGCAGATATTCCCCAATCTCACGGTGAAAGAAAATATCATGGCAACGGCGGCCAATCCCACCAACGCCCCCTCCCCCTATACCCTCGGGGAGGTGCTTAGCCTTTTTCCCCGGCTGAAGGAACGGCTGACCCACTACGGCAACCAGCTCTCCGGCGGGGAACAGCAGATGCTGGCCATTGCCCGGGCCCTAATGATCAACCCCAGGCTGCTCATCCTTGACGAGGCCACCGAAGGCCTGGCCCCCCTGGTCCGCAAGGAGATATGGGACAGCCTGGCCGCCCTCAAGGACAAGGGCATGTCCATCCTCATCGTGGATAAAAACATCAAGGCCCTCATGGCCCTGGCCCGGCGCCACTATATCATGGAAAGGGGAGAAATCGTCTGGTCGGGCACCACGGCCGACCTCCAGGCCGACCCGGCATGCCTGTCCCGCTACCTGGGGGTCTGA
- a CDS encoding ABC transporter ATP-binding protein, whose product MDEFILKTVFLNKSFGALTATKNLNMNIARGHIHALIGPNGAGKTTLVNQISGDMSPDSGTVMFNGRDVTALSAHRRARLGMARSFQITHIFDNLTVEENMALAICAHNGHNFRFWRHSLASSVVKEKLPEALARVDLDRRAGLPARHLSHGEKRQLEVGMALTGDPELLILDEPMAGMGPGGTVELSRLIQGLKGTLTILLVEHDMDVVFSLADMVTVLVYGENIATAPPGEIRKNDQVRAAYLGEDDQC is encoded by the coding sequence ATGGATGAATTTATTTTAAAAACCGTCTTTCTTAACAAATCCTTCGGAGCCCTGACAGCCACCAAAAACCTGAACATGAACATCGCCAGGGGCCATATCCACGCCCTCATCGGCCCCAACGGCGCAGGCAAAACCACCCTGGTCAACCAGATCAGCGGTGATATGTCTCCGGACAGCGGAACCGTTATGTTTAACGGCCGGGATGTGACTGCCCTCAGTGCCCACCGCCGGGCCCGGCTGGGCATGGCCCGGTCCTTTCAGATCACCCATATTTTTGACAACCTCACGGTGGAAGAAAACATGGCCCTGGCCATCTGCGCCCACAACGGCCACAATTTCAGATTCTGGCGCCACAGCCTGGCCAGTTCCGTGGTCAAAGAGAAACTGCCCGAGGCCCTGGCCCGGGTGGACCTTGACCGCCGGGCCGGGCTGCCGGCCCGGCATCTCTCCCACGGGGAAAAACGGCAGCTTGAGGTGGGCATGGCCCTCACAGGCGATCCGGAACTTCTTATTCTGGACGAGCCCATGGCCGGGATGGGCCCCGGGGGTACGGTGGAACTCTCCAGGCTGATCCAGGGGTTGAAAGGCACCCTGACCATCCTTCTGGTGGAGCATGACATGGATGTGGTCTTTTCTTTGGCCGACATGGTGACGGTCCTGGTCTACGGCGAAAACATCGCCACGGCCCCGCCCGGTGAAATCCGTAAAAATGATCAGGTACGGGCCGCCTACCTGGGGGAGGACGATCAATGCTGA